TATGATAGCATGACAGGTGAGGTTGAAGACATCAAGTCGATAGCGCGAGCCCATGCGCGTAGCGGTGTCACCTCGTTGGTGTTAGGTATCTCCTCGGGGAGCATGGCACAAATCAACAATGCCTTAACCGCTATTGCACACGTCGTTGACGAACCGGTAGCAGACGGGTCTCGGATTTTAGGGTCGTACGTGGAAGGAAAATTCGGGAGTCTCGCCAAAAACGGTGCCCAGAACGCGAAATACATTACACGACCGAACTTTGAAGAATTCCATGCGATGTGGGCGGCTTCGGATGGGACTTTAAAGGTGATTTCTGTCGCGCCAGAAAACGATGACAACCTGCAGTTTATCAAGCATCTCACGACCTATAAAGCGGATGCGTATAATAACATCGTCATCGCGATGGGGCACACAAACGCGACCTACCAACAAGCCATGGAGGCAATTGGCGCAGGCGTGACACGTGCCACCCATACTTACAACGGTATGAGTGGGTTGCACCACCGTACCCTCGGCGCGATTGAAGCAGTTCTCGCCCATCCAGACATCCACGCCGAACTCATCGTCGATGAACACCATGTCCACCCCTTCTGGGGGAATACCCTCATCCAACAAAAAGGCATTCACGCCGTTGGGTTAATTACGGACTGCACAGAACATGCCGGTGTCCCTGCGAAAGACTGGCAAACCGGAGCAACTTATGTGCCCGAGTTGGATGCCTATCGCCTCAATGAAGATGCGATTTCCGAACACGACACAGCCTTTGAGAGCAAGAGCACCGAGAAATACATCCGCAACGGAGCGATGTGGTTGGATGTCGGCAAACCGACTGAACGTCTTGCGGGTGCAACAATTACATTGATGGAGGGTGTTCGTAACGTTATCAACTGGGGACACTCCTTGGAAAACACTTTAACGATGGCGACTTTAACGCCTGCCCAAAATTTAGGCGTTGCAGATTCGGTAGGTTCAATTGCGAGCGGTAAAACGGCAGATATCGTTATTGCTGACGAAAATTTGAGCGTTCAAACCGTTATTTTAGGCGGAAAATTGCTAAAAAAGTAGAAAATTCGCAGAATTTCAATTTTTTTTACTTTTTTTCAAAAAAAATTTGACACCGCCTAAAAAATTGTGTATAATATTAGTCTTGGAAACCGTAATCAATCTTTTTTAGAAACGAGGGGGCAATTACGGAAACATTCTAACGTCGTACCTAAAAATTCCACGTTAATTTGTTGAAGTTATAATGCCCCGCGCGGGGCTTTTTTATTTTCACGAGAAACCCATAGCCATATCATTGCGGAGGTCTGAAATGCCAACAATTAATCAATTAATCAAAAAGCCGCGCAAAAAGTCCCGGAAAAAGACCAAATCTCCGGTACTGGAGCAGTGTCCCCAGCGGCGCGGCATCTGTTTACAGGTGAAAACCGTAACGCCGAACAAACCGAATTCGGCACTGCGTAAAGTTGCTCGGGTGCGTTTCACGAGTGGCTACGAAGCGACCTGTTACATTCCGGGGATCGATCACAATCTGCAAGAACACTCAGTCGTTTTAGTCCGGGGCGGGAGAGTGAAAGACCTCTCTAATGTCCGTTACCACATTGTCCGCGGCAAACTGGATACAGCAGGTGTCGATAACCGTCGTCAAGGCCGTTCAAAGTACGGCGCACGGAAACCGGCTTAAACAACGGAGGAAGAGTAGATGCCGAGACGTGGAAACATCAGCAAACGGGATGTCAACCCTGACGCGAAATACAACAGCAAGCTGGTGTCAAAGTTCATCAATAGCCTCATGTTGGATGGCAAGAAAAGCACGGCACAGTCAATCCTATATGAGAGTTTCCAGATTATTGAATCCCGGGCGAACGAAGATGGCTTCGCCGTGTTCCGTCAAGCGATCAACAATGTCAAGCCGGTATTGGAAATTAGACCCCGGCGTGTCGGTAGTCAGACGTATCAAGTCCCTGTTGATGTAAAAGCAGAACGGAAACAGCGGTTGGCTTTCAGTTGGATCATTCAATCCGCTCGCGGCCGCGGCGAAAGACGGATGGCAGAACGTCTTGCGGGTGAAATACTCGAAGCGTCGCAGAACGAAGGTGGCGCGATTCGCAGGAAAATGGATCAGCATCGAATGGCAGAAGCGAACCGAGCTTTCGCGCATTATCGGTGGTAAAAAATGCGTCCCGGCTTATACCGAGCCGTTAAAATATAAAAGGAGTCGTCCAACCGTGGCGGAAAAAAGAAATAGTAACCCACAACGCTTAGAATTGCCCCACATGCGAAACATCGGGGTCATGGCGCACATTGATGCCGGGAAGACCACTGTCACCGAACGCATACTCTATTATACCGGTAAACTCTATCGGATCGGAGATGTGGACGATGGCACCACTGCCATGGATTGGATGGTGCAGGAACAGGAACGCGGTATTACGATTACTGCCGCCGCAACAACCTGTCAGTGGAAAAAACACCAAATCAATATCATTGATACACCGGGGCATATTGACTTTACCGTCGAAGTTGAACGCTCACTGCGCGTCCTCGATGGTGCAGTCGCAGTTTTTTGCGCAGTTGGCGGGGTTGAACCCCAATCTGAAACTGTTTGGAGACAAGCAGATAAATACGACATACCGCGAATCGCACTTGTCAACAAAATGGATCGAACGGGTGCCGATTTCTTCCGCACTGTTGAAATGATGGAAGAACGTCTCGGTGCGACAGCGATCCCCGTGCAACTTCCCATCGGTTCCGCGGAACAATTCACAGGAATCGTAGACCTCATCTCCATGAAGGGCCAGATCTGGAACGTTGGAACAGACGCTGGTAGCGATGGCACTGTCATTCAAGAGACAGACATCCCCAGGGAGATGGAGGAAATGGCAACCGAATATCGCGATCGGATGTTAGAGGCTATCGCTGATCACGACGAAGAACTGATGCATAAATACTTGGATGGTGTCGAAATCTCACCTGAAGAGATTAAAACAGGCATACGAAACGCTGTCATTACTGGGAATATCGTCCCGATTCTGTGCGGAACTGCTCTAAAAAATAAAGGCGTACAACCGCTCTTAGATGCGATTGTCTCCTATCTACCGGCACCCACTGACGTGCCACCTGTGGTAGGGTTTCATCCGAAAACCGAAGAAGCGGAAACACGTCCCCCACATGATAATGAACCCTTCTGTGCATTGGCGTTCAAGATCATGACGGATCCTCACGTTGGCAAACTTACCTACTTACGTGTATATTCCGGTATCCTCAGGAAAGGCGATACTGTCTACAACAGTAAAACTCGAAAACACGAGCGGATTGGGCGGTTAATGCAGATGCACGCCAACAAACGGGAAGAACATCAAGCCGTTCACGCAGGCGACATCGCCGCCGTAATTGGGTTAAAAGACCTCTCAACGGGTGATACGCTCTGCGATCCGAAGGCACATATCACCTTAGAAACGATGGTGTTCCCGCTGCCGGTGATGTGTATCGCCATTGAGCCTCGCACCCAATCTGATATTGATAAACTGAACCTCGCCCTTTCGAAGCTCGCTGAAGAAGATCCGACCTTTAAGGTGCATCAAGACAGCGAAACAGGACAAACCTTATTGTCGGGTATGGGTGAACTTCACCTTGAAATCATCGTTGATAGACTCGTGCGCGAGTTTAACGTCTCGGCGAATGTTGGCAACCCCCAAGTCGCCTATCGGGAAACAATCCGCAAAGCGGTTAAATCTGTTGGGCGTTTCGTGCGTCAATCTGGTGGTAGGGGTCAGTTTGGGCACGTTGTGCTCGAGGTCGAACCCGTTGAAAAAGGGTCAGGCTTTGAATTCGTTGACGAAACCAAAGGTGGCGTTATTCCGCAGGAATACATCCCTGCAGTGCGGAAAGGCGTTGAGAACGCGATGAATACGGGGGTTTTAGCGGGCTATCCAGTTGTTGATGTTTTAGTCAGACTGGTAGACGGTTCGCACCACGCCGTAGATTCATCAGAAATGGCGTTCTCTATCGCGGGTTCGATGGCATTTAAAGACGCAATGAAGCGTGGCACCCCGACGCTCCTCGAACCGATTATGGACGTTGAGGTGATTGTTCCTGACGAGTATCTCGGCAAAGTGATAGGCGATCTGAATTCGCGGCGTTCGCAGATACGTGAAACCGAAATGCAAGCGAAATCTCGTATTCAAGTTATTCATGTTGATGTCCCTCTATCAGAAATGTTTGGGTACGTCAAAACCCTGAGGTCACTCACACAGGGTAGAGCCAACTACTCTATGGAGTTTGCCCATTATAACGAAGTCCCAACAAGCGTGATGGAAGATTTAATTTCATCAGCGAATCGTTAAGTAGTTTTTAAGGTGTCCGAACTGTCGGAGTGTTCTCATTTCCGACAAGCGGACACAGAATTTTAATAGTTTTCAGTGCGGGCTGCATCGCAGGCGAACTGATAACCCATATAACAATAAACTTTAGTGGAGCTCGGACAAAAATGGCTAAGGAAACGTTTGAAAGGACTAAACCACACGTCAATGTTGGAACAATTGGCCACGTTGACCACGGTAAGACAACGCTGACAGCAGCAATCACGATGGTGCTCTCGAAGCTCGCTGACGCAGACTACGTCATGGAGTATGACGAAATCGATAAGGCACCTGAAGAAAAAGAACGTGGTATTACCATTAATACAGCGCACGTTGAGTATGAAACCGAAAACCGGCATTACGCACACGTAGATTGCCCGGGACACGCCGACTATATCAAGAATATGATTACCGGTGCGGCACAGATGGACGGTGACAGACGCGTGAGCACGTGCTACTTGCCCGGCAGGTGAACGTGCCATCTCTCGTCGTTTTCCTGAACAAAGCAGACATGGTTGATGACGAAGAACTGCTTGAACTTGTCGAATTAGAAGTTCGCGAATTACTCAGCGATTACGACTTCCCTGGCGATGATATTCCTATCATCACAGGTTCTGCCCTTGAAGCAATGGAATCTGCTGGTGATCCTGAAAACGAAGCATGCCAGCCTATTCTTGAACTCATGGCGGCGGTTGATGAATACATTCCAGAACCCATTCGCGATACCGATAGACCCTTCCTGATGCCGATTGAAGATATCTTCACCATCAGTGGACGTGGAACTGTTGTTACTGGAAGAGTGGAACGGGGCACCATCGAAATTGGGAAGACCGTTGAAATCGTCGGGTTACGTGAAACACAAGACACCGTTGTTACAGGTGTTGAGATGTTTAAAAAGAGCCTCAACGAAGGTCAAGCTGGCGACAACCTCGGTGCGCTATTACGTGGTGTTGAACGCGATGACGTCGAACGCGGACAGGTTTTGGCAATTCCTGGGACAGTTACACCGCATACTCAATTTGAAGCTGAAGCCTACATCCTGACAAAAGATGAGGGTGGACGTTGGAATCCATTCTTTAGCGGATACAGGCCGCAGTTCTATTTCCGGACAACCGACGTAACCGGCGAGATGAACCTCCCGGAAGGCATCGAAATGATTATGCCTGGCGATAACGCACAGATTACCGTAAAACTGTCTAAACCGATTGCCATGGAAGAACAACTTCGATTTGCAATCCGTGAAGGTGGGCAGACTGTCGGTGCCGGTGTTGTTTCCAAAATTATTGAATAAAATGATTGGGCGGTGCTAATGCTCCGCCCTTTTTAAGTAATCAATACAAGGGGTTTCGTACATCCGCATCAAGATGTCATTGAACAAATCCCTCTGTTTGATGAAGGCGATACGAAAAGATGGACAATCAAAAAATTCGCATCCGGCTCAAGGCATTTGACTATCGGTTGTTAGACCTGTCGTCAAAGCAGATAGCAGATACTGCGAAACGCACAGGTGCAGCTGTTTCCGGTCCAATTCCACTGCCGACGAAAAAGCATATCTATACCGTTCAACGTTCAACGTTTACAGACAAGAAGTCGCGTGAACAATTTGAGATGCGGATTCATAAACGTCTGCTGGATATCTTAGAGACGACACCTAAAACTGTTGATGCCTTGATGCGTTTGGACCTGCCTGCAGGTGTCGATGTCAAAATTACGCTTCTATAGAAGCAGTGAGCAGTCAGCAGTCAGCAGTCAGTGAAGAGGTTTATGGTAACAGAGCCCCTCTTATAACTGACCGCTGTAAGGGTTTTCGTAGAACCCCGCTCTGACGGCTGATGGTTATTAAAAAAAGGCGAAAGAAAATGGTTAATGGAATTATCGGTCGCAAAGTCGGCATGACACAAGTCTTTGAGGACTCAGGTAAAGCGGTGCCTGTTACCGTCATCCAAGCAGGTCCCTGCCCCATTGTCCAACTTAAAACGCAAGAAAAAGATGGATATCAGGCGGTTCAATTGGGTTTCGGAGAACAGAAAGAAAATCGCACAAATAAACCGAAGCAAGGGCATTTCGCGAAAGCTGGGGTAGACCCGGCATTTGCCCTTCGGGAATTTCGAGTCCAGAGTCTTGATGACGTGTCTGTAGGAAGTATTGTCGATGCGAGCGTCTTTTCAGAGGGTGAACTTGTTGATGTGACAGGCACTTCGAAAGGACGTGGTTTCTCCGGTGTGGTGAGACGTTGGAACTTCGCTGGTGGTAAGAAAACTCACGGCGGCGAGCAAGATTTGCGTCGTCCTGGTTCCATTGGTGCGAGCGCGACCCCCTCCCGGGTCTTTAAAGGAAAACGGATGGCGGGGCGTCACGGTGCCAAACGGCATACCATCCAAAACTTGTCCGTGATCCAAGCCGATCCAGAGCGCAACTTATTGGTGGTTAAAGGGGCTGTTCCCGGACCGCCGAACGGGTTGCTGCTGATAAGAAAAGCATCTAAAGCACGGAGTGCATAGGTAGACGATCTAATTAAGTGGATTGTCAAGAGGAAAATATGTCAACTTTAGACGTACACAACATATCCGGGGCGGTTCTCCGAGAAAAGGAATTAGCCGATGCGTTCACCGACGCTGAAGTGAATGGTCCTGTCATTCACCAGTGTGTCGTTGCTTACCTCGCGAATCAGAGACAAGGCACAGCATCCACTAAAACCCGGAGTGAAGTGAAAGGTAGCGGGAGGAAACTCTACCGCCAAAAAGGGACAGGTAGAGCGCGTGTCGGACACGCCAAGTCGCCAATTCGAGTACACGGCGGTGTAGCGTTCGGTCCGAAACCGCGGAGTTACCGGCAGGCTACTCCGAAACGGGTTCGCCACCTTGGACTTCACAGCGCACTTGCAGACAGGTTTCAGAACCAGCAGTGCATTCTCGTTGAAGATTTCACACTTGAAAAACCCCGCACCAAAGACATAGTTAGCATGCTTAAGGCGGTCAATGCGGAAGGGAAAGTACTGCTCGTTTTGAACGAACACAGTCAGAATATCAACCTTTCTGTCGGGAATATTCCACAAGTTAACAGCTGCACATGGAATCACCTCAACATTTATGAGGTGATGTGGCATGATACGCTGATAATTACCGAGACCGCCGCCGAGAAGTTGGAATCCAAATTTATCAACATCAGTTCAGAAATAGAAGGATAAAACTGATGAAAGATGTATATCAAGTCATATTACAACCACTAATAACGGAGAAGAGCACGGTACTCCGTGAATCTAACAAGTACGCCTTCATTGTCGATCGTAAGGCAACGAAACCGCAAATTCGTCAAGCCGCGGAAGAATTGTTTGACATCGAAGGGGATATTCTTAAAATTCGCACCATGCGTGTTCGTGGTAAGCCCAAAGGTAAAATGTTGCGTTATCAACGGGGCAGAAAACCACATTGGAAGAAAGCGATTATTACCCTGAAAGAAGGGGCAACGATCCAAGCGTTTGACACCATATAGGAATAGCCATCAGGTGTCGGTTGTCAGCCGTCAGTCATCTGACTGTTGATGGAAACCGATTGCTAAAAAAAGGAAATCAGAGTGCCTAAAACTTATTCACCCATAACCCCAAGTCGCCGGTTCATGACTGGGTATACCTTTGAGGAGATTACGCGGAGTAAACCGGAAAAATCTCTTGTCAAAGGAGCGAAACAGAACGCTGGTCGGAACGCCAAGGGTCGTTTGACTGTGAGACGCCGCGGTGGGGGACATAAGCGCAGATACCGGGTCATCGACTTCAAACGAGACAAGTTTGGCATTCCTGCTAAAGTTGCCGCAATTGAGTATGACCCGAACCGGTCGGCTCATATCGCCTTATTACACTATGTTGACGGTGAGAAACGTTACATTCTCGCGCCCGTCGGTGTTCAGGTTGGCGATATGCTGCAATCAGGCGAAGACGCAGAAATCCGCGCCGGTAATGCTTTACCGCTTGACAGAATCCCACTCGGATCGTCAATCCACAATATAGAGATGCGTCCTGGAAAAGGTGGACAACTTGTGCGGAGTGCTGGTGCCGCTGCGCAGTTGGTCGACAGAGAAGGAAAGTACGCCCGTATTCGACTCCCCTCCGGTGAGATTCGCCTTGTCCCGGTTCGAGGGATGGCAACACTCGGGCAGGTCGGCAACGTCAGCCAGATTGTTATTGGTAAAGCTGGACGTTCGAGATGGCTCGGAAAACGCCCGAAAGTTAGAGGCGTCGCTATGAATCCGATCGATCATCCGCATGGCGGTGGCGAAGGTAAGAGTTCGGGTGGTAGGCATCCAGTAACGCCTTGGGGAGTTCCAACGAAAGGGTATAAGACCCGAAAACCGAAGAAGAAATCAAACCGCTACATTGTTGGGAAACGGAAATAGTTTTTTAGAAAAAGGAGAAATAGAATGGCGCGTTCTGTCAAAAAGGGACCCTACATAGACCCGAAACTTGCTAAGAAGATAGCCGCTATGGAACGTTCTGGCAGCAAACGGGTGGTGCGAACTTGGTCTCGCCGTTCAATGATTACCCCTGAGTTGGTAGGCCACACATTGGCAATATACAACGGAAAAAAATTCTTTCCAGTATATATAACCGAGAATATGGTAGGACACAAACTCGGAGAA
This portion of the Candidatus Poribacteria bacterium genome encodes:
- the rpsJ gene encoding 30S ribosomal protein S10, with product MDNQKIRIRLKAFDYRLLDLSSKQIADTAKRTGAAVSGPIPLPTKKHIYTVQRSTFTDKKSREQFEMRIHKRLLDILETTPKTVDALMRLDLPAGVDVKITLL
- the rpsL gene encoding 30S ribosomal protein S12 codes for the protein MPTINQLIKKPRKKSRKKTKSPVLEQCPQRRGICLQVKTVTPNKPNSALRKVARVRFTSGYEATCYIPGIDHNLQEHSVVLVRGGRVKDLSNVRYHIVRGKLDTAGVDNRRQGRSKYGARKPA
- the fusA gene encoding elongation factor G, which gives rise to MRNIGVMAHIDAGKTTVTERILYYTGKLYRIGDVDDGTTAMDWMVQEQERGITITAAATTCQWKKHQINIIDTPGHIDFTVEVERSLRVLDGAVAVFCAVGGVEPQSETVWRQADKYDIPRIALVNKMDRTGADFFRTVEMMEERLGATAIPVQLPIGSAEQFTGIVDLISMKGQIWNVGTDAGSDGTVIQETDIPREMEEMATEYRDRMLEAIADHDEELMHKYLDGVEISPEEIKTGIRNAVITGNIVPILCGTALKNKGVQPLLDAIVSYLPAPTDVPPVVGFHPKTEEAETRPPHDNEPFCALAFKIMTDPHVGKLTYLRVYSGILRKGDTVYNSKTRKHERIGRLMQMHANKREEHQAVHAGDIAAVIGLKDLSTGDTLCDPKAHITLETMVFPLPVMCIAIEPRTQSDIDKLNLALSKLAEEDPTFKVHQDSETGQTLLSGMGELHLEIIVDRLVREFNVSANVGNPQVAYRETIRKAVKSVGRFVRQSGGRGQFGHVVLEVEPVEKGSGFEFVDETKGGVIPQEYIPAVRKGVENAMNTGVLAGYPVVDVLVRLVDGSHHAVDSSEMAFSIAGSMAFKDAMKRGTPTLLEPIMDVEVIVPDEYLGKVIGDLNSRRSQIRETEMQAKSRIQVIHVDVPLSEMFGYVKTLRSLTQGRANYSMEFAHYNEVPTSVMEDLISSANR
- the rpsS gene encoding 30S ribosomal protein S19, producing MARSVKKGPYIDPKLAKKIAAMERSGSKRVVRTWSRRSMITPELVGHTLAIYNGKKFFPVYITENMVGHKLGEFSPTRTFRSHTGGAAGRR
- the rplB gene encoding 50S ribosomal protein L2; this encodes MRVPKTYSPITPSRRFMTGYTFEEITRSKPEKSLVKGAKQNAGRNAKGRLTVRRRGGGHKRRYRVIDFKRDKFGIPAKVAAIEYDPNRSAHIALLHYVDGEKRYILAPVGVQVGDMLQSGEDAEIRAGNALPLDRIPLGSSIHNIEMRPGKGGQLVRSAGAAAQLVDREGKYARIRLPSGEIRLVPVRGMATLGQVGNVSQIVIGKAGRSRWLGKRPKVRGVAMNPIDHPHGGGEGKSSGGRHPVTPWGVPTKGYKTRKPKKKSNRYIVGKRK
- a CDS encoding amidohydrolase family protein yields the protein METLTIVNGDIYTPTHYGHGSIVIQNDKISTITSERLQPSGATIDASGCFVIPGLIDGLVHGGGGYDSMTGEVEDIKSIARAHARSGVTSLVLGISSGSMAQINNALTAIAHVVDEPVADGSRILGSYVEGKFGSLAKNGAQNAKYITRPNFEEFHAMWAASDGTLKVISVAPENDDNLQFIKHLTTYKADAYNNIVIAMGHTNATYQQAMEAIGAGVTRATHTYNGMSGLHHRTLGAIEAVLAHPDIHAELIVDEHHVHPFWGNTLIQQKGIHAVGLITDCTEHAGVPAKDWQTGATYVPELDAYRLNEDAISEHDTAFESKSTEKYIRNGAMWLDVGKPTERLAGATITLMEGVRNVINWGHSLENTLTMATLTPAQNLGVADSVGSIASGKTADIVIADENLSVQTVILGGKLLKK
- the rplD gene encoding 50S ribosomal protein L4; the protein is MSTLDVHNISGAVLREKELADAFTDAEVNGPVIHQCVVAYLANQRQGTASTKTRSEVKGSGRKLYRQKGTGRARVGHAKSPIRVHGGVAFGPKPRSYRQATPKRVRHLGLHSALADRFQNQQCILVEDFTLEKPRTKDIVSMLKAVNAEGKVLLVLNEHSQNINLSVGNIPQVNSCTWNHLNIYEVMWHDTLIITETAAEKLESKFINISSEIEG
- the rplC gene encoding 50S ribosomal protein L3, with the protein product MVNGIIGRKVGMTQVFEDSGKAVPVTVIQAGPCPIVQLKTQEKDGYQAVQLGFGEQKENRTNKPKQGHFAKAGVDPAFALREFRVQSLDDVSVGSIVDASVFSEGELVDVTGTSKGRGFSGVVRRWNFAGGKKTHGGEQDLRRPGSIGASATPSRVFKGKRMAGRHGAKRHTIQNLSVIQADPERNLLVVKGAVPGPPNGLLLIRKASKARSA
- the rplW gene encoding 50S ribosomal protein L23 — encoded protein: MKDVYQVILQPLITEKSTVLRESNKYAFIVDRKATKPQIRQAAEELFDIEGDILKIRTMRVRGKPKGKMLRYQRGRKPHWKKAIITLKEGATIQAFDTI
- the rpsG gene encoding 30S ribosomal protein S7 — encoded protein: MPRRGNISKRDVNPDAKYNSKLVSKFINSLMLDGKKSTAQSILYESFQIIESRANEDGFAVFRQAINNVKPVLEIRPRRVGSQTYQVPVDVKAERKQRLAFSWIIQSARGRGERRMAERLAGEILEASQNEGGAIRRKMDQHRMAEANRAFAHYRW